The following DNA comes from Paraburkholderia phytofirmans PsJN.
CTCGAAGACGCACCGCAATGTGATGGTCGCGGAGTTGTTGTTGCGCACGTTCGAAGCGCTCAAGCTCGAATATCCGCCCGCCAAAGAATCGCTGAAGGGCATCAAGGTCGAGTGACCGCGCCTTTCGCTTCATCAACGAATCGAACATAAAGGAACGACATGTTGCGTGTGATTACCGCCAACCTGAACGGCATCCGCTCAGCGGCGAAGAAAGGCTTTTTCGACTGGTTCGGCGAACAGAAAGCCGACGTGCTGTGCGTGCAGGAAATCAAATGCTCACAAGACGACATGACGCCGGAATTCATGGCGCCGCACAACTTCACCGGCTATTTTCAGCACGCCGTGAAGAAGGGTTATAGCGGCGCTGGCGTGTACACGCGTCACGAACCGGACGAAGTGGTGATCGGTTTTGGCAGCGAGGAGTTCGACCCGGAAGGGCGTTATGTCGAACTGCGTTTCGGCAAGCTATCGGTGATTTCGGTGTATGTGCCCTCGGGGTCGAGCGGCGACGAACGCCAGCAGGCCAAATACCGTTTCATGGACGAGTTCATGCCGCATCTCGCGGAACTGTCCCAGGAGCGTGAAGTGATCGTGTGCGGCGACGTCAACATCGTCCACAAGGAAATCGATATCAAGAACTGGAAGAGCAACCAGAAGAATTCGGGTTGCCTGCCGGAAGAGCGCGCATGGCTCACCAAACTATTCGATGAAGTGGGTTACGTCGACGTGTTCCGCACGCTCGACCAGCGGCCGGAACAGTACACGTGGTGGAGCAATCGCGGCCAGGCTTACGCGAAGAACGTTGGGTGGCGGATCGATTATCAGATCGCGACGCCGGGTATCGCGAGCAAGGCGAAACGCACCGATGTGTTCCGCGATATCAAGTTCAGCGACCATGCGCCGCTGACGGTGGATTACGACCACAAGGTGAAGAAGTAAGCACGGCAAGCGAGGCTAAAGTCTCGCCTTGTCAGGCAAGAACGCGAGCGCGCGGCAAGTGAACCCGAAGTTGGCCTTGTGTAAAGCGATGTAGCGGAAGTAGCGGACGCTTGAGGCCCGCGCACCTCAATCGCCCGCCAGTTTGCGGCGCGGACGGCCCATGCCGGCGTAGTCCGGCAGCGCGTCCACGGTCTTGCCGATCGCCTTCGCGTAGAGCGGCAGCATGTCCGGCAAGCGCTTGATGATGTCCTGACGGCGCGCCGGCGTGTAGGGATGCACGTAGATGAAGCCCTGATCGCGATTGCCGCGCGTGGCTTGTGCCAATTTGTCCCACAACGTGACCGCCGCGCGCGGATCGAAGCCGGCGCGCGATGCGATATCGCTGCCGATCACGTCGGCTTCGGTCTCGTCGGTATTTTCGTACTTCATTTCCAGCAGGCGCGAGCCGATGCCGAGCGGTGCCGCGCCCAGATCGGCGAGCCCGAATAGCTGCGGGATCGTGCCGGACGAGTCGAGCTGGCTCGCCTGCAATTGGCCGAGCCGCTCGCGCGCATGTTCGCGCAACGCGTGAGCGATCTCGTGGCCGATCAGCATGCCCAGTTCGTTGTCGTTCAGACGCGCGCGGTCGAGCAGTCCGCCGTACACGACGATCTTGCCGCCCGGCAGACAGTACATGCGGATATCGGGCGAGCGCACCACGGCCACATCCCACTTCCAGTTTTTGGCCCGCTCATTCCATTTGAGCGAATACGGAATCATCTTGTCGACGATGGAGCGCACGCGTGTGACGTGCGCGTCGGTGTCGGCGTACAGACGGTTCGAGTGCTCGGCGCCGTAGGTGATCTGGCTGAATTCGTCGGCGGCTTGCGCCTCGAGCATCGGCGATGGGATCAGGTTGCGGAACACCAGATAGCCGCCGTAACGCAACTGCGTATTCGGGGTGTACGACGCGGACGCCGGGGCGGACATCGACGGGACGGCAGGCGCTTTGGCGGCCGCGGGCGGTGAAAATGTCGCAGCGGGTGTTCTGGCGGTGACCGGAGCCGGCGGCGTCGATTGGGGAGACGAGGGCGATGAAGGCGGCATTGTAGCGGCGGCCGCGCTGCCCGTACTCGCCGCGCTGGCTGCATTGTTCGCACCTTGTGCCGCGGATGTCGCGCTTTCAGGGCTCGCGGCAGCCGTCGCTGTGGGCTTCGCCGTCGGCGCTGAGGTCGTGGCCGGCGCCGGCGCCGCCGCGGGTGCGCTGGGAGCCGCGGTCGGCATGGCTGCCGCATAGGCGTTCAACGGTGCGGCCAGCGTCAGGCTCACACAGCCCAGCGCACAGATTGCGTGCAGCGCCACGCGGCTGCTCTTGACCGCACGGCGCCGGGACGTAATCGAGCGCGCCGCGCCCATCGGAAGAAGCGCCTTCACGACGGCTTCCTCCACGGCGCGATGCGCAGTAGAAGCAACATGCCGGGCAACCCCAGCGCGGTACAAACGATGAAGTAGTCGAACCAGCCGATCTGCGCGACCACGTAGCCGCTCGCCGCGGAAGCCAGCGTGCGCGGCACCGAAGCGAGGCTCGTGAAGAGCGCGAACTGGGTGGCGGTGTAGCGCGGATCGGTGGTGCTGGCGATATAGGCGGTGAATGCCGCCATCGTCAGCCCTGTGGCAAAGGTTTCCAGCCCGTAGACAAGCGCCAGCGCAACGGAGCGCGGCTCGAGCTGCACGGCCCAATCGACGCCCACCAGCGCCAGCAGCTTCGTCGTGCCTTCGCTCAGCCAGACGGCGATGTCGTAAATCGCCACGAGACCGGGCGAGGCCGGCCCGAGATGGGCGAGCCACGCGAACCCGAGCGTCGACACCATCTGCAGGACGCCGAAGATCCACAGCCCGCGGCCAATGCCGATTTTCATCAGCCAGATCCCGCCGACGATCCCGCCCGCGAGGCTCGCACCGAACGCGGTGGTCTTCGCGATCACCCCGATCTGCGTGCGCGAAAAGCCGATATCGAGAAAGAACGAGGTGGACAGCGTGGTCGCCATCGTGTCGCCGAGCTTGTACAGAAAGATGAAACCGAGCACGAACAGCGCGCCGCGCCAGCCGTCGCGCTGAATGAATTCCTTGAACGGCTGCACGATCGCTTCGCGCAGATTTTTCGGCGGCGTGCCGTGTACTTCGGGTTCGCGCACGACCAGCGTCATCACCATGCCGGGCAGCATGAACGCGGCCGTCACGATAAAAACGGTGGTCCAAGGCAAATGGTCGGACAGGATCAACGCGAGCGAACCGGGCACCAGTGCCGCGATCTTGTAGGCGTTCACGTGCACCGCGTTGCCGAGACCCTGCTCCGTATCGCTCAACAGCTCGCGCCGGTAGGCGTCGATCACGATGTCCTGACTCGCGCCGAAGAACGCGACCAGCGCGGTCAAAGCCGCGACCGTCCAGATCGAATCTTTGGGCGACACGAACCCCAGGGTGGCGATGGCGCCAGCCACCAGAATCTGCGTGACTAGCATCCAGCCGCGCCGCCTGCCCGGACGCCAGCCCGGAAAACGCGGGACGTAGCGGTCCATCAGCGGCGCCCAGATGAATTTCCAGGTGTACGGGAACTGGATCAGCGCAAAGAGGCCGATCTCTTTCAGATTGACGCCTTCTGAGCGTAACCACGCCTGCACCAGATAGACGAGCGTGAACAGCGGCAATCCCGACGTAAAGCCGAGAAAGACGCAGATCAGCATGCGCGTATTCAGGAACGCGCGCCAGCCGGGATGTTCTTCGTGAGCGGTAAGTGCAGGCGCCTCGTGCGGCGGGTTCGACATGTGTATGACTTGCGTTAGCTTTTCTTGACGCGATAGACCGCAAGACTACCACGCCAGTTCACGCCCCAGCGCACCACCTGACCGTCGTGCAGCACCACGCGGTCGAGAATTTCGATGCCGACTTCCGGCGCGAGCGCCTCGAAATCCTCGATCGTCAGCACCCGTACGTTCGGCGTGTTGTGCCACTGATAAGGCAGCGACTTCGACACCGGCATGCGGCCTTGCAGCACCGAGAGCCGATGCGCCCAGTAGCCGAAGTTCGGGAACGACACGATGCATTCCTTGCCGACCCGCACGGTCTCGCGCAGGATCGCCGCCGTCTGATGAATGGTTTGCAGCGTCTGCGACAGAATCGCGAAATCGAAGCTGCCGTCTTCGAACAGGCGCAGGCCGTCTTCCAGATTCTGCTGGATCACGTTGACGCCGTTTTGCGTCGACGCCAGCACGCCCGCGTCGTTGATCTCGATGCCGTAGCCCTGCACGTCCAGTTCTTCGGTCAGCAACGACAGCAGCGACCCGTCGCCGCAGCCCAGGTCCAGCACCGTGGCGCGCGGTTCGACCCAGCGCGCGATCGCGCGGAAGTCCGGGCGCAGCGCCAGGTAATCGAGTGCTCGCTGGTTCATGCGTTCACCTCGTTTGCAATACGTTCGTAGTAGGCGCGCATCAGGTTGTGATAGCGCGCGTCGTCGAGCAGGAAGGCGTCGTGGCCGTGCGGCGCGTCGATTTCCGCATACGTTACGGTGCGCTTGTGGTCGAGCAGCGCCTTCACCAATTCGCGTGAGCGAGCCGGCGCGAAACGCCAGTCGGTCGAGAAGCTGGCGATCAGATATTTCGCCGTGGTGTGCGCGACGGCGGCTGTCAGATCGCCGTCGAAAGCCTTGGCCGGATCGAAGTAATCCAACGCGCGCGTGATCAGCAGGTAGGTGTTCGCGTCGAAGTAGTCGGCGAATTTGTCGCCCTGATAACGCAGATACGACTCCACTTCGAACTCCACGTCGAAGTTGAAGTTGTACGCGTCCACCGCGCCTTCCGCGCGGCGCAGCGAGCGGCCGAATTTCTCGGCCATGTCGTCGTCCGACAGATACGTGATGTGGCCGATCATGCGCGCGACGCGCAAGCCGCGCTTCGGTTTCACGTTGTGCGCGTAGTAGTTGCCGCCGTGAAAATCCGGGTCCGACAGGATCGCCGAGCGCGCGACCTCGTTGAACGCGATGTTCTGCGCCGACAATTTCGGCGTGGACGCGACCACGATGCAATGCCCGACGCGCTCCGGATACATCATGCTCCACGCGAGCGCCTGCATGCCGCCGAGGCTGCCGCCCATCACCGCCGCGAAGCGCGTGATGCCGAACTGATCGGCGACGCGCGCCTGGGCGTTGACCCAGTCTTCCACCGTCACGACGGGAAAGGCCGCGCCGTAGGGATTGCCGGTGGCCGGGTCGATGCTCATCGGCCCGGTCGAGCCGAAGCACGATCCCAGGTTGTTCACGCCGATCACGAAGAATTTGTCGGTGTCGAGCGGCTTGCCCGGGCCGACCATGTTGTCCCACCAGCCGATGTCCTTGGGATTGTCGGCGTACACACCTGCCACGTGGTGCGACGCGTTGAGCGCGTGGCACACCAGCACCGCGTTGCTACGCGCGGCGTTGAGCGTGCCGTAGGTCTCGACCATCAGGTCGTAACCGGCCAGCGAGCTGCCGTTCTGCAATTGCAGTGGCTCGGTGAAATGCATTTTGTGGGGAGCGACGATACCGATCGATTCCATTCATTCCGCCATTTATCAAAACAGGGCGGCTAAACGGCGTCGGCGAGAGCACGGAGGAAGGACTGTGTGCGCGGCTGACGACCTCTTTAGCCGCATTTATAGTGAACCGCAGGGAGACGTTCCCGGCAGTTCGCGCGCCCGCAATCGAGTCAGCAAATCGGCGCGTATCAGGTGTTCAAACAGGTTTTCAAGCAGGTGTTCGGGGTGTTGCGGACAGCGGTCCTTGAGGGTTCGAGGTGCCGCAGTCAGGCGCAAAGTATAGCGGAAATTTTCGTGCGGCAGCGTCGCGGGCGTGGAGCATGGCGTGGCGCATGCCGCGCGGACTACTGAAGAATCAGGAGCAGTTGCGCGTCGGCGTGTTCGGCGGGCGAGCGCGCGAAGCCGCTGCGCACATAGCGGTGCCAGCGGCCGATGATATAGCTCAGCAGCAGACTCGCCCGAATCGCGGGATCGTAGCCGGCGGGCAGCGGGACGTCGTTCTCACCAGAATTCGCAGTGCTGTTCGCCTCCATTTGCGCAAGCCGCAGACATTGCTTCAACGACGCCTCGACGCGCTCCAGCATCTGATTGACGCGCTCGGTCAGCCGTTCATGCTCGCCGACCAGCGCCTCGCACGTCAGCACGCGCGTCATGCCGGGGTTCTTCGCGGGGAAGTTGAGCAGCATCAACGCAATCGAGCGCGCCTGCAGCACGCCGTTGCTTTCCTTGCCGGCGATCTGGTTGATCAGCCCGAAGATGCTTTGCTCGATGAACTCGATCAGCCCTTCGAACATTTGTGCCTTGCTGGCGAAATGACGGTACAGCGCGGCTTCCGATACGCCGAGCCGGGCGGCCAGCGCCGCGGTGGTGATCTTTTCGCTCTTGGGCGCCTCCAGCATCGCGGCGAGCGTCTGGAGAATGTGCACGCGGCGCTCGCCCGGCTTCAGGCGCTGCGCGCGCGGGGCGGCGAGCGTGGGGTTCGGTTCGTGTTCGGTTAAGACTTCGTCAGGCTTGTCGATCGGCTGCATGGCTGTCGTCCCGTCTGCTGTCTCTTCAATCGAACCGAGCGGGTGCTCAGTCGTAGCGATTTTAACGAACGAATGCTTCTATCGACATAGTGTGGCCGGCCGGTGCCCGGCAGGCGTGTCGGCACGCCGTCCGCGTGCGGCTTGCGCGGCAGATGGCCGGTGATCCACACCGTGCGGATGCCGAGCCGCCGGTAGTTCTTCAGATGCGAGCGCGTGTCCTCGACGAGGATCACGTCCTTCAGCGAAACGTGCGCGTCGCGCATGGCCTTGCGCAGCATCGCGTGATCGGGTTTGGCGCGCCAACGGCGGCGATCGCGCATATGCTCGATGGCAATCACCTGTTCGAACAGCCGCTCGATACGCAGTTCGGCGAGCACGGCGCGCGCATAGGCCTCGGGCGCGTTGGTCAGCACGATCTTGCGGCCCGGCAGGGCAGCCACAAGGCGCGCGACGCCGCGCTCATGGCGGATCATCGAGCCGAGATCGGGGAAAGTGTGCACGACCTTGAGGAAGTCGTTCGGATCGAGCGGATGGTGGCGCATCAGGCCCAGCAGCGTTGCGCCATAACGTTGCGTGTAGCCGGTGCGCAGACGGTTGGCTTCGTCGAGGTCGACTTGCA
Coding sequences within:
- a CDS encoding exodeoxyribonuclease III, with protein sequence MLRVITANLNGIRSAAKKGFFDWFGEQKADVLCVQEIKCSQDDMTPEFMAPHNFTGYFQHAVKKGYSGAGVYTRHEPDEVVIGFGSEEFDPEGRYVELRFGKLSVISVYVPSGSSGDERQQAKYRFMDEFMPHLAELSQEREVIVCGDVNIVHKEIDIKNWKSNQKNSGCLPEERAWLTKLFDEVGYVDVFRTLDQRPEQYTWWSNRGQAYAKNVGWRIDYQIATPGIASKAKRTDVFRDIKFSDHAPLTVDYDHKVKK
- a CDS encoding M48 family metallopeptidase, with product MGAARSITSRRRAVKSSRVALHAICALGCVSLTLAAPLNAYAAAMPTAAPSAPAAAPAPATTSAPTAKPTATAAASPESATSAAQGANNAASAASTGSAAAATMPPSSPSSPQSTPPAPVTARTPAATFSPPAAAKAPAVPSMSAPASASYTPNTQLRYGGYLVFRNLIPSPMLEAQAADEFSQITYGAEHSNRLYADTDAHVTRVRSIVDKMIPYSLKWNERAKNWKWDVAVVRSPDIRMYCLPGGKIVVYGGLLDRARLNDNELGMLIGHEIAHALREHARERLGQLQASQLDSSGTIPQLFGLADLGAAPLGIGSRLLEMKYENTDETEADVIGSDIASRAGFDPRAAVTLWDKLAQATRGNRDQGFIYVHPYTPARRQDIIKRLPDMLPLYAKAIGKTVDALPDYAGMGRPRRKLAGD
- a CDS encoding AmpG family muropeptide MFS transporter, whose translation is MSNPPHEAPALTAHEEHPGWRAFLNTRMLICVFLGFTSGLPLFTLVYLVQAWLRSEGVNLKEIGLFALIQFPYTWKFIWAPLMDRYVPRFPGWRPGRRRGWMLVTQILVAGAIATLGFVSPKDSIWTVAALTALVAFFGASQDIVIDAYRRELLSDTEQGLGNAVHVNAYKIAALVPGSLALILSDHLPWTTVFIVTAAFMLPGMVMTLVVREPEVHGTPPKNLREAIVQPFKEFIQRDGWRGALFVLGFIFLYKLGDTMATTLSTSFFLDIGFSRTQIGVIAKTTAFGASLAGGIVGGIWLMKIGIGRGLWIFGVLQMVSTLGFAWLAHLGPASPGLVAIYDIAVWLSEGTTKLLALVGVDWAVQLEPRSVALALVYGLETFATGLTMAAFTAYIASTTDPRYTATQFALFTSLASVPRTLASAASGYVVAQIGWFDYFIVCTALGLPGMLLLLRIAPWRKPS
- the metW gene encoding methionine biosynthesis protein MetW, yielding MNQRALDYLALRPDFRAIARWVEPRATVLDLGCGDGSLLSLLTEELDVQGYGIEINDAGVLASTQNGVNVIQQNLEDGLRLFEDGSFDFAILSQTLQTIHQTAAILRETVRVGKECIVSFPNFGYWAHRLSVLQGRMPVSKSLPYQWHNTPNVRVLTIEDFEALAPEVGIEILDRVVLHDGQVVRWGVNWRGSLAVYRVKKS
- the metX gene encoding homoserine O-succinyltransferase MetX gives rise to the protein MESIGIVAPHKMHFTEPLQLQNGSSLAGYDLMVETYGTLNAARSNAVLVCHALNASHHVAGVYADNPKDIGWWDNMVGPGKPLDTDKFFVIGVNNLGSCFGSTGPMSIDPATGNPYGAAFPVVTVEDWVNAQARVADQFGITRFAAVMGGSLGGMQALAWSMMYPERVGHCIVVASTPKLSAQNIAFNEVARSAILSDPDFHGGNYYAHNVKPKRGLRVARMIGHITYLSDDDMAEKFGRSLRRAEGAVDAYNFNFDVEFEVESYLRYQGDKFADYFDANTYLLITRALDYFDPAKAFDGDLTAAVAHTTAKYLIASFSTDWRFAPARSRELVKALLDHKRTVTYAEIDAPHGHDAFLLDDARYHNLMRAYYERIANEVNA
- the slmA gene encoding nucleoid occlusion factor SlmA, which encodes MQPIDKPDEVLTEHEPNPTLAAPRAQRLKPGERRVHILQTLAAMLEAPKSEKITTAALAARLGVSEAALYRHFASKAQMFEGLIEFIEQSIFGLINQIAGKESNGVLQARSIALMLLNFPAKNPGMTRVLTCEALVGEHERLTERVNQMLERVEASLKQCLRLAQMEANSTANSGENDVPLPAGYDPAIRASLLLSYIIGRWHRYVRSGFARSPAEHADAQLLLILQ
- a CDS encoding pyrimidine 5'-nucleotidase, translated to MRTPTSRNRRPHIAGGRPVWLFDLDNTLHQASHAIFPAINEGMTQYIIDALQVDLDEANRLRTGYTQRYGATLLGLMRHHPLDPNDFLKVVHTFPDLGSMIRHERGVARLVAALPGRKIVLTNAPEAYARAVLAELRIERLFEQVIAIEHMRDRRRWRAKPDHAMLRKAMRDAHVSLKDVILVEDTRSHLKNYRRLGIRTVWITGHLPRKPHADGVPTRLPGTGRPHYVDRSIRSLKSLRLSTRSVRLKRQQTGRQPCSRSTSLTKS